The proteins below are encoded in one region of Knoellia sp. S7-12:
- a CDS encoding PepSY domain-containing protein gives MSVIDDPTPPSPTSPAAQADPVAKVTGKTNSRGRHTGLFRAFWRWHFYASVVVIPVLLVLAITGLVYLFRFKIEPALHGDLMRVEASVGQPALPYEMQRFNAATAHPDDTIVSMTEPGAPDQSTRFTLTTPSDETRDVFVNPYTAEVLGDLNPDTTLSGRAIRLHADLMGGRIGDLVMELGACWAIVMAITGYYLFLKGRRARKRQRDRGVRSAMLRSTHARIGSVMGVGLLLLIVSGLPWTGVWGAQVQKLVTGAGTSMWPDDHGALSNPTSTLDESLPHSHHVVPWAQEKTPVPTSPKPPQADGEVSIANVDTAITVGAHEGLARPMTVALPADDEGVFSAIGYAFNDPTKERTVHVDQYGGDVASTYGYDDYPGLAKVVSQGIALHEGRRFGTLNMVLTTLFCLAVIASCITGPLMWWRRRPRGSGSVGAPRGRMPLAASPALAVGIVALGVFLPVMGVSLAIVLLLDRLVLSRLTATRRLFGATSR, from the coding sequence ATGTCCGTCATCGACGACCCGACCCCACCGAGCCCCACCAGCCCAGCTGCCCAGGCCGACCCCGTCGCGAAGGTGACGGGAAAGACGAACTCTCGCGGACGGCATACCGGATTGTTTCGAGCGTTCTGGCGCTGGCACTTCTATGCCTCCGTCGTCGTCATCCCGGTCCTGCTCGTCCTTGCCATCACGGGACTGGTCTATCTCTTCCGGTTCAAGATCGAGCCGGCCCTGCACGGTGACCTCATGCGTGTCGAGGCCAGCGTCGGACAGCCGGCGCTGCCCTATGAGATGCAACGGTTCAATGCCGCTACCGCACATCCTGACGACACGATCGTCTCGATGACCGAGCCGGGGGCGCCAGACCAGAGCACCCGCTTCACCCTCACCACGCCGAGCGACGAGACCCGCGACGTCTTCGTCAATCCCTATACGGCAGAGGTGCTCGGCGACCTCAACCCCGACACCACCCTCAGCGGGAGGGCGATCCGACTGCACGCCGACCTCATGGGCGGACGCATCGGCGACCTCGTCATGGAGCTGGGTGCGTGCTGGGCGATCGTCATGGCGATCACCGGCTACTACCTCTTCCTCAAGGGTCGGCGGGCGCGAAAACGCCAGCGGGACAGGGGTGTTCGCTCAGCGATGCTGCGATCCACACACGCTCGCATCGGATCGGTCATGGGCGTCGGCCTGCTGCTCCTCATCGTCTCCGGCCTGCCGTGGACCGGGGTCTGGGGTGCTCAGGTGCAGAAGCTCGTGACGGGCGCGGGGACGTCGATGTGGCCCGACGACCATGGCGCGCTCTCGAACCCGACGTCGACGCTCGACGAGTCCCTCCCCCACAGCCATCACGTCGTCCCGTGGGCGCAGGAGAAGACACCGGTGCCGACCTCCCCGAAGCCACCACAGGCAGACGGTGAGGTCTCCATCGCCAACGTCGACACGGCCATCACAGTGGGCGCCCACGAGGGTTTGGCTCGACCGATGACGGTGGCGCTGCCGGCTGACGACGAGGGGGTGTTCTCGGCGATCGGCTACGCGTTCAACGACCCCACCAAGGAACGCACCGTCCACGTCGACCAGTACGGCGGGGACGTCGCGAGCACCTATGGCTACGACGACTACCCCGGTCTGGCCAAGGTTGTCTCGCAGGGCATTGCACTCCACGAGGGCCGTCGGTTCGGGACGCTCAACATGGTGCTCACGACCCTGTTCTGCCTCGCGGTCATCGCGTCGTGCATCACCGGGCCGCTCATGTGGTGGCGTCGCCGTCCGCGCGGCTCGGGTTCGGTGGGCGCTCCGCGAGGGCGTATGCCGCTCGCCGCCAGTCCCGCTCTCGCCGTCGGGATCGTGGCGTTGGGGGTCTTCCTCCCGGTGATGGGTGTGTCCTTGGCCATCGTCCTGCTCCTCGACAGGTTGGTGCTGTCGCGCCTAACCGCCACCCGACGCCTGTTCGGGGCGACCTCGCGCTGA
- a CDS encoding VOC family protein, whose translation MADSALPGTTTVPMTVPVMAVRDVDELVDFYEALGFRTTYRQVKPYVYVAVEGRGFGLHFSRVPKGADTENEDVGCCLVIVDDVAAMHADLSATMRAAFGEVLVKGRPRITRYRPGASRFTLVDASGNSLIFIQRDIPEDVEHGGAAHLTGLAKALDNARIFRDFSSTTRPHCGPSRVG comes from the coding sequence ATGGCCGACTCTGCACTTCCTGGCACAACGACCGTCCCGATGACTGTCCCGGTCATGGCCGTCCGCGACGTCGATGAGCTCGTCGACTTCTATGAGGCGCTCGGGTTCCGCACGACCTATCGCCAGGTCAAGCCCTATGTCTATGTCGCGGTCGAGGGCCGCGGCTTCGGGCTGCATTTCAGCCGCGTCCCCAAGGGTGCTGACACCGAGAACGAGGACGTCGGGTGCTGCCTCGTCATCGTCGACGACGTCGCGGCAATGCACGCGGACCTCTCCGCGACCATGCGCGCGGCGTTCGGCGAGGTGCTCGTCAAGGGGCGCCCGCGCATCACCCGCTACCGGCCGGGCGCCTCACGTTTCACCCTGGTCGACGCGTCTGGCAACTCGCTGATCTTCATCCAGCGGGACATCCCCGAGGACGTCGAGCACGGCGGCGCCGCGCACCTCACCGGCCTGGCCAAGGCCCTCGACAACGCCCGGATCTTCCGCGACTTCAGCTCGACGACAAGGCCGCACTGCGGGCCGTCACGAGTGGGTTGA
- a CDS encoding NAD(P)/FAD-dependent oxidoreductase has protein sequence MTTSHQHTDIAIIGGGPAGLQAALTAGRVRRQVTLFDDGTYRNATVSHMHNVLTHDGTPPADFRAAGRRELTAYDTVSVREERVETIERDGDDFRLTLASGDVLSAYAVVLATGVRDELPLIPGLQEIWGDLAAQCPFCHAFEFAGQRIGIIGAAAAGNYTALMGPVAGEFVVFAEGQDVPEGVTLDVPVVDARMAAVERVGDGLRVTLDDGSTEDVAVLFVVPTLHQSAPFAEQLGLDLNPSGAVRIDEFGRTSVPGVTAGGDLAHLAAFPMPMASVVMASAGGQLAGHSAIAGLLARG, from the coding sequence ATGACGACTTCACATCAGCACACCGACATCGCGATCATCGGCGGCGGCCCCGCCGGACTCCAGGCCGCTCTCACGGCCGGGCGCGTCCGCCGCCAGGTCACGCTCTTCGACGACGGCACCTACCGCAACGCCACCGTGAGCCACATGCACAACGTGCTCACCCACGACGGCACCCCACCCGCAGACTTCCGCGCGGCCGGACGACGTGAGCTCACGGCATACGACACCGTCTCGGTTCGCGAAGAGCGCGTCGAGACGATCGAGCGCGACGGCGACGACTTCCGTCTCACCCTCGCGAGTGGTGACGTTCTTTCGGCGTATGCCGTGGTGCTCGCCACCGGTGTCCGCGACGAGCTTCCGCTCATCCCGGGTCTTCAGGAAATCTGGGGAGACCTTGCGGCGCAGTGCCCGTTCTGCCACGCGTTCGAGTTCGCGGGTCAGCGGATCGGCATCATCGGCGCGGCTGCGGCGGGCAACTACACGGCGCTGATGGGACCGGTCGCGGGTGAGTTCGTCGTCTTCGCGGAGGGCCAGGACGTGCCTGAGGGCGTCACCCTCGATGTGCCTGTCGTCGACGCCCGGATGGCTGCTGTCGAGCGCGTTGGTGATGGACTGCGGGTGACGCTCGACGACGGTTCGACCGAAGACGTTGCCGTGCTCTTCGTCGTGCCGACCCTGCACCAATCCGCGCCATTTGCCGAGCAGTTGGGCCTTGATCTCAATCCGTCAGGGGCCGTGCGGATCGACGAGTTCGGTCGCACGAGCGTGCCCGGAGTGACAGCTGGTGGTGACCTCGCCCATCTGGCGGCGTTCCCGATGCCGATGGCCTCGGTCGTCATGGCATCGGCCGGTGGACAGCTCGCAGGCCACTCCGCCATCGCCGGGCTCCTTGCCCGCGGCTGA
- a CDS encoding MFS transporter has protein sequence MTKWWRSIVPPTKLERDLAVQSVLSAFATGSFLTGTAVFFTQIVGLTGAQVGLGMSIAAAVTLALSMPLGRLTDVVGAKKLWVASAIVEALLYVAWPLVSGFVAFVVLLAVLASVENAGRSARNVYRIEVFPRETRVRALAYQRAARNVGYTLGAGTAGVALGIGSREAIIAVPLITAALLVINSVMVSFLPAIQRSAHAAAGSEGHVSPAALKNVGFVGLAICNGVLQSNQVLLNVVVPLWLVEQTDAPRALLAWLFGTNTVLAVLLQVRASRGAETVNGSLRAVNLSGLAFVLSCAVISVTHETIGWVSIVLIWIGHITITGAELWQSAADWGFTSELSDPRRLGDYQGVWGLGYQIQPIIFPALYTFLALSWGPPGWAVIAVIAVTAAVLSHPAARAAERHLDRHAAPATAEAPAT, from the coding sequence GTGACCAAATGGTGGCGGTCGATCGTTCCGCCTACAAAGCTCGAGCGCGACCTGGCGGTGCAGAGCGTGCTCTCGGCGTTCGCGACCGGGTCCTTCCTCACAGGAACGGCGGTCTTCTTCACCCAGATCGTCGGCCTCACCGGAGCGCAGGTCGGGCTCGGAATGTCGATCGCGGCCGCCGTGACCCTGGCCCTGTCCATGCCGCTGGGGCGGCTGACCGACGTCGTGGGAGCCAAGAAGCTGTGGGTGGCGAGCGCGATCGTGGAGGCGCTGCTCTATGTCGCCTGGCCGCTGGTGAGCGGGTTCGTGGCCTTCGTGGTGCTGTTGGCGGTGCTTGCCTCCGTGGAGAACGCCGGACGGTCGGCGCGCAACGTCTATCGGATCGAGGTCTTCCCCCGCGAGACGCGAGTGCGGGCCCTGGCCTATCAGCGGGCAGCGCGCAACGTCGGCTACACCCTCGGCGCCGGAACCGCTGGCGTGGCGCTGGGCATCGGCTCCCGTGAAGCGATCATCGCCGTCCCGTTGATCACGGCTGCGCTGCTCGTCATCAACTCCGTGATGGTCTCGTTCCTCCCGGCCATCCAACGCTCGGCCCATGCGGCGGCCGGGTCGGAGGGACATGTGTCACCGGCCGCGCTCAAGAACGTGGGCTTCGTCGGCCTCGCCATCTGCAACGGCGTGCTCCAGTCCAACCAGGTGCTGCTCAACGTCGTCGTGCCTCTGTGGCTCGTCGAGCAGACGGATGCCCCTCGGGCCCTGCTGGCGTGGCTCTTTGGAACCAACACTGTGCTGGCCGTCTTGCTCCAGGTGCGGGCGTCGCGTGGGGCGGAAACGGTGAATGGGTCGCTGCGCGCCGTGAATCTTTCGGGTCTGGCTTTTGTCCTGTCGTGCGCCGTCATCAGCGTCACCCACGAGACGATCGGCTGGGTGTCGATCGTGCTCATTTGGATCGGCCACATCACCATCACCGGCGCCGAACTGTGGCAATCGGCGGCCGACTGGGGCTTCACCTCGGAGCTGTCAGACCCGCGTCGACTCGGTGACTACCAGGGCGTCTGGGGTCTGGGCTACCAGATCCAGCCAATTATCTTCCCCGCGCTCTACACGTTCCTTGCGCTGTCGTGGGGGCCGCCTGGATGGGCCGTCATCGCGGTCATCGCCGTGACCGCAGCCGTGCTGTCCCACCCCGCGGCCAGAGCTGCCGAACGCCACCTCGACCGCCACGCCGCCCCAGCGACAGCGGAAGCCCCAGCAACCTGA
- a CDS encoding DNA polymerase IV: MARWVLHVDLDQFIAAVEILRRPELAGLPVVVGGRGDPTERAVVSTASYEARVFGVHSGMPLKLAVRKIPDAVFLPVDGPAYDAASAVVMETVRAHPGAVVQVLGWDEAFVGISTPGEHVQEAVAHAEAIRAEVLEASQLHCSVGVGDTTVRAKIATDFGKPQGTFVLTRDNWFEVMGERPTTALWGVGNRIAARLATHGYESVQQLADGDDEVLTAEFGPRMGPHYGRLGRGLGATVIDDTPWIARAHGRETTYQTNLVEPAEIEAALLSLSEQVVEDIRREGRACARVHLKVRFAPFFTTTRIRKLPEPTFDSTVIAATAIELLRGLEDDRPIRLLGVRAEMVPPEGGYEQPRTTGRGGPAANPPS, translated from the coding sequence ATGGCCCGATGGGTGCTCCACGTCGACCTCGACCAGTTCATCGCGGCGGTCGAGATCCTGCGCCGCCCCGAGCTGGCCGGGCTGCCCGTCGTCGTCGGTGGCCGCGGCGACCCGACCGAACGGGCCGTCGTCTCGACGGCGTCCTACGAGGCGCGTGTGTTCGGTGTCCATTCGGGTATGCCGCTCAAGCTCGCCGTGCGCAAGATACCCGACGCCGTCTTCCTTCCCGTCGATGGTCCGGCCTACGACGCGGCGTCGGCCGTCGTCATGGAGACGGTTCGCGCTCACCCGGGCGCGGTGGTCCAGGTGCTCGGTTGGGACGAGGCGTTCGTCGGCATCTCGACTCCTGGCGAGCACGTGCAGGAGGCGGTGGCGCACGCCGAGGCGATTCGCGCCGAGGTTCTCGAGGCATCACAACTGCACTGCTCGGTGGGCGTCGGCGACACGACCGTGCGCGCCAAGATCGCGACGGACTTCGGCAAGCCGCAGGGCACGTTCGTCCTCACTCGCGACAACTGGTTCGAGGTCATGGGGGAGCGGCCGACCACTGCGTTGTGGGGAGTCGGCAACCGGATTGCCGCGCGCCTCGCGACGCACGGATACGAGTCGGTCCAGCAGCTCGCCGACGGCGATGACGAGGTGCTCACCGCCGAGTTCGGCCCCCGCATGGGACCGCACTACGGCCGACTCGGTCGCGGGCTCGGCGCGACCGTCATCGACGACACTCCCTGGATCGCGCGCGCCCATGGTCGCGAGACGACCTACCAGACCAACCTCGTGGAACCTGCCGAGATCGAGGCGGCGCTGTTGTCCCTCTCGGAGCAGGTCGTCGAGGACATTCGCCGTGAGGGCCGGGCCTGCGCGCGGGTGCATCTCAAGGTGAGGTTCGCCCCGTTCTTCACCACGACCCGGATCCGCAAGCTGCCCGAGCCGACGTTCGACTCGACCGTCATCGCGGCCACGGCGATCGAGCTCTTGCGCGGACTCGAGGACGACCGGCCGATCCGGCTGCTCGGCGTCCGGGCCGAGATGGTCCCGCCCGAGGGTGGTTACGAGCAGCCCCGCACCACCGGCCGCGGCGGCCCTGCCGCCAACCCACCTTCCTGA
- a CDS encoding MerR family transcriptional regulator yields the protein MATTQNTKTVDENWTISDLASRFDLPTHVLRHWESIGLLDPRRDASGYRRYGQDELVRIAIIQRNKLAGMTLEQIRVLLDAEAQDRHEVLEGHLRDLEERMLALERSREMTEHALRCRAHDITACPRFVAAVQDVIDGRAHFEVTTS from the coding sequence ATGGCGACGACCCAGAACACGAAGACGGTCGACGAGAACTGGACGATCAGCGACCTCGCGAGCCGCTTCGACCTGCCCACACACGTCCTGCGCCATTGGGAGTCCATCGGCCTGCTCGACCCGCGGCGCGATGCATCGGGCTATCGCCGCTACGGACAGGACGAGCTCGTGCGGATCGCCATCATCCAGCGCAACAAGCTGGCAGGCATGACCCTCGAGCAGATCCGGGTCCTTCTCGACGCCGAGGCCCAGGACCGGCACGAGGTCCTCGAGGGACACCTGCGCGACCTCGAGGAGCGGATGCTTGCGTTGGAGCGGTCCCGCGAGATGACCGAGCACGCCCTCCGGTGCCGCGCCCACGACATCACCGCCTGCCCCCGGTTCGTCGCAGCCGTGCAGGACGTCATCGACGGGCGCGCGCACTTCGAGGTCACGACCTCGTGA
- the lhgO gene encoding L-2-hydroxyglutarate oxidase, giving the protein MRDVIVVGGGIVGLATAHEILRRRPGADVLVAEKESEVGQHQSGHNSGVIHAGVYYAPGSLKARFCREGAARTREYCAEKRIPFSDTGKLVVATTAVEVRRLEELTVRARANELSVTPLSGDALREREPHITGLAALHVHATGITDYPGVCRALASDISAAGGVVRTSTAVTAIDETPTSVTVTAVETRDTNRWERVESARQVIVCAGLQADRLAAMSGLNQGAEAFQIVPFRGEYYRLPASRRDLIDALIYPVPDPDLPFLGVHLTRTIDGGITVGPNAVLGFSREGYRKGSLNVRDVTAFARFPGMWQVARAHWRTGLTEQRDSWRRRGYLDLVRRYCPELTIDDLLPEPAGIRAQAVLRDGTLVHDFLIRSTDRTVHVCNAPSPAATSAFPIAEHIVDLATAPA; this is encoded by the coding sequence ATGCGCGACGTCATCGTCGTCGGAGGCGGGATCGTCGGTCTCGCGACGGCACACGAGATCCTCCGCAGGCGACCGGGGGCTGACGTCCTCGTCGCCGAGAAGGAGTCCGAGGTCGGTCAGCACCAGAGCGGGCACAACAGCGGCGTGATCCACGCGGGTGTCTACTACGCACCCGGCAGCCTCAAGGCCCGCTTCTGTCGCGAGGGTGCCGCGCGAACTCGGGAGTATTGCGCGGAGAAGCGAATCCCGTTCTCCGACACCGGGAAGCTCGTCGTTGCGACGACTGCCGTGGAAGTCCGGCGGCTCGAGGAGTTGACTGTGCGCGCCCGCGCCAACGAACTCAGCGTCACGCCCTTGAGCGGCGACGCCCTGCGCGAGCGCGAGCCGCACATCACCGGGCTGGCCGCCCTCCACGTCCACGCCACCGGGATCACGGACTACCCCGGCGTATGCCGTGCCCTCGCCTCCGACATCTCGGCCGCCGGTGGCGTGGTCCGCACCTCCACGGCAGTCACCGCGATCGACGAGACACCCACGTCGGTGACGGTGACCGCGGTCGAAACGCGTGACACAAACCGTTGGGAGAGAGTCGAGTCCGCGCGCCAGGTCATCGTCTGCGCAGGCCTCCAGGCCGACCGGCTCGCGGCGATGTCGGGTCTCAACCAGGGCGCCGAGGCATTCCAGATCGTGCCCTTCCGTGGGGAGTACTACCGGCTGCCCGCCTCCCGAAGGGACCTCATCGACGCGCTCATCTATCCCGTGCCCGACCCCGACCTGCCCTTCCTCGGCGTGCACCTCACCCGAACCATCGACGGCGGCATCACCGTCGGGCCCAACGCCGTCCTCGGTTTCAGTCGCGAGGGATATCGCAAGGGCTCGCTCAACGTGCGCGACGTGACGGCCTTCGCCCGCTTCCCGGGGATGTGGCAGGTGGCCCGCGCGCATTGGCGCACCGGGCTCACGGAGCAGCGCGACTCGTGGCGTCGCCGTGGCTATCTCGACCTGGTGCGCCGCTACTGCCCCGAGCTCACGATCGACGACCTGCTTCCCGAGCCTGCCGGCATACGCGCGCAGGCAGTCCTGCGGGACGGCACTCTCGTCCACGACTTCCTCATCCGTTCGACCGACCGCACCGTGCACGTGTGCAACGCGCCGTCACCCGCTGCCACGTCTGCCTTCCCCATCGCGGAGCACATCGTCGACCTGGCGACGGCGCCCGCGTGA
- a CDS encoding SLC13 family permease, whose translation MNGQELLDLAARIGPVMVFLIAMTVVAEVAEIAGVFDVAAHWTSRAGRHRTWLLWILVVVLAVACTIVLSIDTTAVLLTPVVIAMTRQLGIAAMPFALTTVWLANTASLLLPVSNLSNLIALHRFSQLGVGTHEYIALAWRPALAAIIATVVVLFVLHRRELLTRYAPDPPAAPHDRVLLRIAGGVCIALGPAFVSGVTPAIPAVIGAVVLLAALAWRWRPKLRTVQVPWLMVLAVCALFVVVDIAMRHGLEPALSTLVGSGDEGGLWRMGAVGAVSANVVNNLPAYLALEPVADGSPARLMALLIGVNAGSIVTVWGSLATLLWRDRCRRAGLTVDAWPYAVRSLLCAAAAVSAALIALSLS comes from the coding sequence GTGAACGGCCAGGAGCTGCTCGATCTTGCCGCCCGCATCGGCCCGGTCATGGTCTTCCTCATTGCCATGACCGTCGTCGCGGAGGTGGCGGAGATCGCCGGAGTGTTCGACGTCGCGGCGCACTGGACGTCGCGGGCCGGGCGGCACCGCACCTGGCTGCTCTGGATCCTCGTGGTCGTCCTCGCTGTTGCCTGCACGATCGTCCTGAGCATCGACACGACCGCCGTGTTGCTCACCCCGGTCGTCATCGCTATGACCCGCCAGTTGGGCATCGCGGCCATGCCGTTCGCCCTGACCACCGTGTGGCTCGCCAACACCGCGTCACTGCTGCTCCCCGTGTCGAACCTGTCCAACCTCATTGCGCTGCACCGGTTCTCGCAACTGGGGGTGGGGACGCACGAATACATCGCCCTCGCCTGGCGTCCTGCCCTTGCTGCGATCATCGCCACCGTGGTCGTGCTGTTCGTGCTTCATCGCCGCGAGCTGCTCACGCGATATGCGCCGGACCCACCAGCCGCTCCCCATGACCGGGTCCTGCTCCGGATCGCCGGCGGTGTCTGCATCGCCCTCGGGCCGGCATTCGTCAGCGGCGTCACCCCCGCGATCCCCGCCGTCATCGGCGCGGTCGTCCTCCTGGCCGCACTCGCATGGCGCTGGCGCCCCAAACTGCGAACGGTCCAGGTGCCGTGGCTCATGGTGCTCGCCGTGTGCGCCCTCTTCGTCGTCGTCGACATCGCGATGCGCCACGGCCTCGAGCCCGCGCTCTCCACCCTCGTCGGCAGTGGCGACGAGGGTGGACTCTGGCGCATGGGCGCTGTCGGGGCGGTGAGCGCCAACGTCGTCAACAACCTGCCGGCCTACCTCGCCCTCGAGCCCGTGGCCGATGGCTCCCCCGCTCGGCTCATGGCCCTGCTCATCGGCGTCAACGCCGGCTCCATCGTCACCGTGTGGGGATCGCTCGCGACCCTGTTGTGGCGGGACCGGTGCCGTCGCGCCGGGCTCACCGTGGACGCCTGGCCGTATGCCGTCCGCAGCCTCCTGTGCGCGGCCGCAGCCGTGTCGGCCGCCCTCATCGCGCTCAGCCTGTCGTGA
- a CDS encoding L,D-transpeptidase family protein encodes MDDNGKLVTRRVTLTAAAGAGLLGLAAMGAAPADAATRPTLRRGSSGAPVVALQRRLGELTYWCGSADGSFGHLTQQAVWALQKVGHVSRDGVVGPTTWGLLDRGVRANPRTTSGTVIECDLAENTLMLVQGGRLRYTLNTSTGSGERYYSRGAWRTAYTPKGQFSVYWRYTSGWQYGSLGAMWRPAYFKNGWAIHGSTSIPPYPASHGCLRVSTSAMDKLYAEGWPVVGRKVWVY; translated from the coding sequence ATGGACGACAACGGAAAACTGGTCACGCGGCGCGTGACCCTGACGGCAGCAGCAGGGGCCGGACTCCTCGGCCTGGCGGCGATGGGCGCCGCGCCAGCCGACGCGGCGACGCGACCCACGCTCCGGCGTGGGTCCTCCGGCGCGCCCGTTGTGGCGCTGCAGCGACGGCTGGGCGAGCTGACCTACTGGTGCGGGAGCGCCGATGGATCCTTCGGACACCTGACCCAGCAGGCGGTGTGGGCCCTGCAGAAGGTCGGCCACGTCTCTCGTGACGGCGTTGTCGGCCCGACGACCTGGGGGCTGCTCGACCGTGGCGTCAGGGCCAACCCTCGCACCACCTCCGGGACGGTGATCGAGTGTGACCTCGCCGAGAACACGCTCATGCTCGTCCAGGGCGGCCGGCTGCGCTACACGCTCAACACGAGCACCGGCAGCGGGGAGCGCTACTACTCGCGCGGGGCGTGGCGCACGGCCTACACCCCCAAGGGTCAGTTCTCGGTCTACTGGCGCTACACCTCCGGCTGGCAGTACGGGTCACTCGGCGCCATGTGGCGACCGGCGTACTTCAAGAATGGCTGGGCCATCCACGGGTCGACGTCGATCCCGCCCTACCCGGCCTCGCACGGCTGCCTCCGGGTGAGCACCTCGGCGATGGACAAGCTGTATGCCGAGGGCTGGCCGGTCGTCGGGCGCAAGGTCTGGGTCTATTGA
- a CDS encoding alpha/beta fold hydrolase: protein MDHVSDLDLPGGGHTSIIGVDGGGAGDPVVVLLPALGVAAGYYGPFAAALAAEGVAVLSADFPGQGVSRPLASRRNDFGYAAVSDDVVAATVAVAQERYAGRPLAFIGHSFGGQVAMVHLATHASAVRALVLIGSGSPYWRGFPKRLKLLAQTQTLGAVAFVRGHWPGDRLGFGGRQPRQLMREWARFARRGELGIERGKAVAEPDFSRVNLPVLAITLDNDSLAPQGSVDNLADKLTNAQVEHRFVTRPAGEGGPAFDHFVWARHPGAFATEIAAWVRQAIRVH, encoded by the coding sequence GTGGATCACGTGAGCGACCTGGACCTGCCCGGTGGGGGACACACCTCGATCATCGGAGTCGACGGTGGAGGAGCGGGCGACCCTGTCGTGGTCCTGCTGCCCGCCCTGGGTGTGGCTGCCGGCTACTACGGACCGTTCGCGGCGGCCCTCGCCGCTGAAGGTGTGGCAGTCCTGTCGGCCGACTTCCCGGGGCAGGGCGTGAGTCGCCCGCTCGCGAGCAGACGCAACGACTTCGGGTATGCCGCAGTGTCCGATGACGTCGTCGCCGCCACTGTCGCTGTGGCCCAGGAGCGCTATGCCGGAAGGCCGCTCGCGTTCATCGGCCACTCCTTCGGTGGTCAGGTCGCGATGGTCCACCTCGCGACGCACGCCTCAGCGGTGAGGGCGCTCGTGCTCATCGGGTCGGGCTCGCCCTATTGGCGCGGCTTCCCGAAGCGGCTCAAGCTGCTCGCCCAGACGCAGACCCTGGGTGCCGTGGCCTTCGTGCGGGGTCACTGGCCGGGTGACCGGCTCGGCTTCGGTGGGCGTCAGCCGCGGCAGCTGATGCGTGAATGGGCGCGCTTCGCCCGACGCGGTGAGCTCGGCATCGAGCGCGGCAAGGCGGTTGCTGAACCAGACTTCTCGCGCGTGAACCTTCCCGTGCTCGCGATCACCCTCGACAACGACTCGCTGGCACCGCAGGGTTCCGTCGACAACCTCGCCGACAAGCTCACCAATGCCCAGGTGGAGCACCGCTTCGTGACACGACCGGCAGGCGAGGGCGGCCCGGCGTTCGACCATTTCGTGTGGGCCCGTCACCCCGGCGCGTTCGCCACCGAGATCGCGGCATGGGTGCGTCAGGCGATCCGGGTCCACTGA
- a CDS encoding Lrp/AsnC family transcriptional regulator — MPHDFRPDGIDDLILGSLSADARRSFASIGLEVGLSTAAVKRRVDRLRRAGVITGFTVLIDQKRLGRPIEALVELHTDGVLGVDRLRRALGPIAEIVEAVTVTGDADTIVRLVAADTDRLEAAVQALRAIPSVRKTETNIVLSHLISRSSTAF, encoded by the coding sequence GTGCCCCACGACTTCAGGCCCGATGGGATCGACGACCTCATCCTCGGCTCGCTCTCCGCCGACGCCCGACGCAGCTTCGCCTCGATCGGCCTCGAGGTCGGTCTCTCGACGGCGGCAGTGAAGCGTCGTGTCGACAGGTTGCGCAGAGCCGGCGTGATCACCGGGTTCACGGTCCTCATCGACCAAAAGCGACTCGGCCGCCCGATCGAGGCACTCGTCGAGCTGCACACAGACGGTGTCCTCGGGGTGGACCGCCTGCGCCGCGCGCTCGGCCCCATTGCCGAGATCGTCGAGGCCGTCACTGTCACCGGAGACGCGGACACGATCGTCCGGCTGGTGGCCGCCGACACCGACCGGCTGGAGGCTGCCGTCCAGGCCCTGCGCGCCATCCCCAGCGTGCGCAAGACCGAGACCAATATCGTGCTCTCGCACCTGATCAGCCGGAGCTCGACGGCCTTCTGA